CAAGGCCTTTTCTCGAAATTATATTTAAAAATGCGTTTGTACTTTTTTGCGATATATAAAGTATGCCTATTTCAGATATGCCGTGTTCAACTTGGGTTATTATTTCCTCCACAGTTCCCTGTCTGTGTTCTATATTAACATCTTTATTATTCTTATAAAGGTTTACCAGAAGCCTCGATATACTGTTGCTTTGATAAGTCGATATATACAGGGTGTTTTTCTTTTTAGCCCGCGCAGTTTCCAAAATAAGTTTGGAATTTTTTACGGCGCTTAAAGCGTAATCGTATATTTCTTTGCCGTAAGGCGTAAGTCTCAGCCCCCTTCCTGTTCTTTCAAAAACCTGATTTCCCAGCTCGTCCTCAAGCATACGGATCACTTTGCTGACATTCGGCTGGGAAGTATACAGTTTTCCAGCCGCTTTCCCAAAACTTCCGTATTCAACGCACATAAGAAAAAATTCCAACTGTTTCAGTTCCATTATGCAACTCCTGTAATAATTAAGTTAATTCCTTCGATTTACAAAAATATATACGCTCTTTATGTAAAACTTTTCTTCTATATATGTCGAAAATACATGCCTTGTCCGCATACTTCCGCTTCAA
This genomic window from Anaerotignum faecicola contains:
- a CDS encoding LysR family transcriptional regulator encodes the protein MELKQLEFFLMCVEYGSFGKAAGKLYTSQPNVSKVIRMLEDELGNQVFERTGRGLRLTPYGKEIYDYALSAVKNSKLILETARAKKKNTLYISTYQSNSISRLLVNLYKNNKDVNIEHRQGTVEEIITQVEHGISEIGILYISQKSTNAFLNIISRKGLEFTVLGKLKACLYAGPNSPVYNERTVKFEDLPRFKYVRGLKEFFSIEDGLEHVSLGPVNPEVLHSAVCTNSEHLSTNFLLMTDLVDIGINFDYPKRGQYKIKNLPIEGEDSFLTMGYVAKEGHTLTLYANELITYIQDCISP